Proteins found in one Halobaculum sp. MBLA0147 genomic segment:
- a CDS encoding CTP synthase yields MPTPETGYDPSLGRKFVFVTGGVMSGLGKGITAASTGRLLADAGFDVTAVKIDPYLNVDAGTMNPYQHGEVYVLKDGGEVDLDLGNYERFLGTDMTSDHNVTTGKVYQEVIEKERSGDYLGDTVQIIPHITDDIKRRIREAAAGSDVCLVEVGGTVGDIEGMQYLEALRQFAHEEDDDDILFAHVTLVPYSKNGEQKTKPTQHSVKELRSIGLQPDVVVGRSEDELAESTREKIALFCDVPTEAVFSNPDVEDIYHVPLMVKSEGLDEYVMEQLGLADEALPEAERDDRWRELVTRERSGEVEIALVGKYDLEDAYMSVHESLKHAGQKCGVEVDVSWVDSDEMLDRHTERLRDADGVVVPGGFGSRGTEGKIEAVRYARENGVPYLGLCLGFQMAVVEYARNVLGLDGAHSAEIDADTPHPVIDLLPEQEDRDDMGGTMRLGAHATEIEADTLAHEVYGDTQCTERHRHRYEVNPAYIDDLESGDLRFSGHAGRRMEILEHDDHPYFLGTQFHPEFRSRPDRASPPFVGLLEAVIEETGVQNYDHDETEVTA; encoded by the coding sequence ATGCCGACACCCGAGACGGGGTACGACCCATCACTGGGTCGCAAGTTCGTGTTCGTCACCGGCGGGGTGATGTCGGGCCTGGGGAAGGGGATCACGGCGGCCTCCACCGGCCGACTCCTCGCGGACGCGGGGTTCGACGTGACCGCGGTCAAGATCGACCCGTACCTCAACGTCGACGCGGGGACGATGAACCCGTACCAACACGGCGAGGTGTACGTGTTGAAGGACGGCGGCGAGGTGGACCTGGACCTGGGCAACTACGAGCGGTTCCTCGGGACGGACATGACCTCCGACCACAACGTCACCACCGGGAAGGTGTACCAGGAGGTCATCGAGAAGGAACGCTCGGGTGACTACCTCGGCGACACGGTCCAGATCATCCCGCACATCACCGACGACATCAAACGCCGTATCCGGGAGGCGGCCGCGGGCTCGGACGTGTGTCTCGTCGAGGTCGGCGGCACCGTCGGCGACATCGAGGGGATGCAGTACCTCGAGGCGCTGCGCCAGTTCGCCCACGAGGAGGACGACGACGACATCCTGTTCGCGCACGTCACGCTCGTCCCGTACTCGAAGAACGGCGAACAGAAGACGAAGCCGACCCAACACTCCGTGAAGGAACTCCGGTCGATCGGACTCCAGCCGGACGTGGTCGTCGGCCGGTCAGAGGACGAACTCGCCGAGTCGACCCGGGAGAAGATCGCACTGTTCTGTGACGTGCCGACGGAGGCCGTCTTCTCGAACCCGGACGTCGAGGACATCTACCACGTCCCGCTGATGGTCAAGTCCGAGGGGCTCGACGAGTACGTGATGGAGCAGTTGGGACTCGCCGACGAGGCGCTCCCGGAGGCGGAGCGCGACGACCGGTGGCGGGAGTTGGTCACCCGCGAGCGGTCCGGCGAGGTGGAGATCGCCCTCGTGGGGAAGTACGACCTCGAAGACGCGTACATGTCCGTCCACGAGTCGCTGAAGCACGCCGGCCAGAAGTGCGGCGTCGAGGTCGACGTGTCGTGGGTCGACTCCGACGAGATGCTCGACCGCCACACCGAGCGACTGCGCGACGCCGACGGCGTCGTCGTCCCCGGCGGCTTCGGCTCGCGTGGCACCGAGGGGAAGATCGAGGCGGTGCGGTACGCCCGCGAGAACGGGGTGCCGTACCTCGGACTCTGTCTCGGGTTCCAGATGGCCGTCGTCGAGTACGCTCGCAACGTGCTCGGACTCGACGGTGCTCACTCCGCGGAGATCGACGCGGACACCCCGCACCCGGTGATCGACCTGCTACCCGAACAGGAGGACCGCGACGACATGGGTGGGACGATGCGACTGGGTGCCCACGCGACGGAGATCGAGGCGGACACGCTCGCTCACGAGGTGTACGGTGACACGCAGTGCACCGAGCGCCACCGTCACCGTTACGAGGTGAACCCGGCGTACATCGACGACCTGGAGTCGGGTGACCTCCGCTTCTCCGGACACGCGGGGCGACGGATGGAGATCCTCGAACACGACGACCACCCGTACTTCCTCGGGACGCAGTTCCACCCCGAGTTCCGGTCGCGACCGGACCGCGCCTCCCCGCCGTTCGTCGGGTTGCTGGAGGCGGTGATCGAGGAGACCGGCGTACAGAACTACGACCACGACGAGACGGAGGTGACCGCCTGA
- a CDS encoding NAD(+)/NADH kinase produces the protein MYVGIVAQRGNERAASLAGQLRRQLRSKSVRVAVDEATAAALAVDGTPVDEFDATDLVVSIGGDGTFLYAAHGAGGTPILGVNLGEVGFLNAVAPADAVDAVSEEVRSFEADADAATADGVREVPRIAATCDGWTSRPAVNEIVVQGQRRGHGGGADLTVSVDGAEYTTGHADGVLIATPTGSTAYNLSERGPLVHPSVDALVVNEMAAADGMPPLVVGPDATVDVRIEAPPARGAGTESDGSGEGPSDEGDGAATGVVVSDGRDTHQVEVPTTVSVETTTPPVRIAGPTADFFQALGKLA, from the coding sequence ATGTACGTCGGAATCGTCGCACAGCGGGGCAACGAGCGGGCCGCCTCGCTGGCGGGCCAACTCCGTCGCCAGTTGCGCTCGAAGTCCGTGCGCGTCGCCGTCGACGAGGCGACGGCGGCGGCGTTGGCCGTCGACGGGACACCGGTCGACGAGTTCGACGCGACGGATCTGGTCGTCTCCATCGGCGGCGACGGGACGTTCCTCTACGCCGCCCACGGTGCCGGCGGGACGCCGATCCTCGGTGTCAACCTCGGCGAGGTGGGCTTCCTCAACGCGGTCGCGCCGGCCGACGCCGTCGACGCGGTGTCGGAGGAGGTGCGCTCGTTCGAGGCGGACGCCGACGCGGCGACGGCCGACGGCGTCCGCGAGGTGCCACGCATCGCGGCGACGTGTGACGGGTGGACGAGTCGCCCGGCGGTCAACGAGATCGTCGTTCAGGGGCAGCGGCGCGGGCACGGCGGCGGCGCGGACCTGACGGTGTCCGTCGACGGGGCGGAGTACACCACGGGCCACGCCGACGGCGTGTTGATCGCCACGCCGACCGGCTCGACAGCCTACAACCTCTCGGAGCGCGGGCCGCTCGTCCACCCGTCCGTCGACGCGCTCGTCGTCAACGAGATGGCGGCCGCCGACGGGATGCCACCGCTCGTCGTCGGTCCGGACGCGACGGTCGACGTGCGAATCGAGGCACCTCCGGCGCGTGGCGCGGGCACCGAGAGCGACGGGAGCGGGGAGGGCCCCTCCGACGAGGGTGACGGCGCGGCGACCGGCGTCGTCGTCTCGGACGGCCGCGACACCCACCAGGTGGAGGTGCCCACCACCGTCAGCGTCGAGACGACGACACCGCCGGTCCGCATCGCCGGCCCGACCGCCGACTTCTTCCAGGCGTTGGGGAAACTGGCCTGA
- the gfo6 gene encoding D-xylose 1-dehydrogenase Gfo6 — protein MTEYDLTTVTAALSRRDWDDSTDGEVRFALVGLGWWTREYVLPVLTDLDACAATVAVSGTASKRESVVDDWDRVETALSYEEFHEGVAVDEYDAVYVCTPNATHLDHARAAADHGKAVLCEKPMEATPERAAAMVDACERADVPLIVAYRMQTDPAVRSLRTAVRDGLLGDPVHVHGHMSQRIGDIFPDGNWRLDPDLAGRGGSVTDLGIYPLNTTRFLLDVEPVSVRATASSDGELFAEIPDERASFEVTFDDGTVAQCFASQNAEFSAGLEIVGTQGSLRLAPGFFDAETQRITLTRDGERHSVTYDPVDQMREEFAYVAHHLLRGEPVDPTGAHGVVDVATIDAIYDAAESGERVSVDTDPDPAE, from the coding sequence GTGACCGAGTACGATCTGACGACCGTGACTGCGGCACTCTCCAGGCGCGACTGGGACGACTCGACCGACGGCGAGGTGCGGTTCGCACTCGTCGGGTTGGGGTGGTGGACGCGCGAGTACGTGCTCCCCGTCTTGACGGATCTGGACGCCTGTGCGGCGACCGTCGCCGTGAGCGGCACGGCGTCGAAACGCGAGTCGGTGGTCGACGACTGGGACCGCGTCGAGACGGCGCTGTCGTACGAGGAGTTCCACGAGGGGGTGGCGGTCGACGAGTACGACGCCGTCTACGTCTGTACGCCGAACGCGACACACCTCGACCACGCTCGCGCCGCCGCCGACCACGGGAAGGCCGTGTTGTGCGAGAAGCCGATGGAGGCGACGCCGGAGCGTGCCGCCGCGATGGTCGACGCCTGCGAGCGGGCGGACGTGCCGCTGATCGTCGCCTACCGGATGCAGACGGACCCGGCGGTGCGGTCGCTGCGGACGGCCGTCCGGGACGGGCTCCTCGGCGACCCGGTTCACGTCCACGGCCACATGTCACAACGGATCGGCGACATCTTCCCCGACGGGAACTGGCGGCTCGACCCCGACCTCGCGGGGCGCGGCGGCTCCGTCACCGACCTGGGGATCTACCCGCTGAACACGACGCGGTTCCTCTTGGACGTCGAGCCGGTGTCGGTGCGCGCGACGGCGAGTTCCGACGGGGAGTTGTTCGCCGAGATCCCGGACGAACGGGCGAGTTTCGAGGTGACGTTCGACGACGGCACCGTCGCGCAGTGTTTCGCCTCGCAGAACGCCGAGTTCTCCGCCGGGTTGGAGATCGTCGGCACGCAGGGCTCGCTCCGGCTCGCCCCCGGCTTCTTCGACGCCGAGACACAGCGGATCACGCTGACGCGCGACGGGGAGCGGCACAGTGTCACCTACGACCCGGTCGACCAGATGCGCGAGGAGTTCGCGTACGTCGCCCACCACCTCCTACGCGGTGAGCCAGTCGACCCGACCGGCGCACACGGCGTCGTCGACGTGGCGACGATCGACGCGATCTACGACGCCGCCGAGAGCGGCGAGCGCGTCTCGGTCGACACCGATCCCGACCCGGCCGAGTGA
- a CDS encoding ABC transporter permease: MESRETLRIAGRSIRAHRLRSTLTVIGIVIGIASVVVFASFGASVEASVIDQIGQTNANNVYLLPAQTGEGGGPGGGLGAARPVFTERDVRELAALDGVAAVIPRGIVPVSSVAHENDTVAQRQLTATTPATFRESSIVAGRGFESGASEVVVNERAAAAFPGNLSVGDEVTIRLGDGERETATVVGIVSGTRGGFLTSFGDAQPRFYVPADPYYDTTVTSPSLGVDQRAYPQVTVVAEPQAVAAVRDRVEVYLSRESDAAQLLPRGFELSVQTSGDVVAEIQDVIDRITRFVTGIAVIALVVGAIGIANITLVSVTERTKEIGIMKAVGATNRDTMQLFLTEAVLLGALGAVVGVPLGLVVGFGAAEYADVAFTLPWDWIAFSVLMGVSTGVVAGLYPAWRASRVDPIEALRYE; this comes from the coding sequence ATGGAGTCGCGAGAGACACTCCGGATCGCGGGGCGGTCGATCCGCGCCCACCGGTTGCGATCGACGCTGACCGTGATCGGGATCGTCATCGGGATCGCGTCCGTGGTCGTCTTCGCCAGTTTCGGAGCGAGCGTGGAGGCGTCCGTGATCGACCAGATCGGCCAGACGAACGCCAACAACGTCTACCTCCTCCCGGCACAGACCGGGGAGGGAGGCGGTCCCGGCGGTGGACTCGGCGCGGCCAGACCCGTGTTCACCGAGCGCGACGTGCGCGAACTCGCCGCCTTGGACGGCGTCGCGGCGGTGATCCCGCGCGGGATCGTCCCGGTGTCGTCCGTCGCCCACGAGAACGACACGGTCGCCCAGCGCCAGTTGACGGCGACGACACCGGCGACGTTCCGGGAGTCGTCGATCGTCGCGGGGCGTGGGTTCGAGAGCGGCGCCAGCGAGGTGGTCGTCAACGAGCGCGCCGCGGCCGCGTTCCCGGGGAACCTCTCGGTCGGCGACGAGGTGACGATCCGGTTGGGTGACGGCGAACGCGAGACGGCGACGGTCGTCGGGATCGTCTCCGGCACGCGTGGCGGGTTCCTGACGAGCTTCGGCGACGCGCAGCCGCGGTTCTACGTCCCCGCCGACCCGTACTACGACACGACGGTGACGAGCCCGTCGCTCGGCGTCGATCAGCGGGCGTACCCGCAGGTGACGGTCGTCGCCGAGCCGCAGGCGGTCGCCGCCGTGCGCGACCGCGTGGAGGTGTACCTCTCGCGGGAGTCCGACGCGGCCCAGTTGCTCCCGCGCGGGTTCGAGTTGTCCGTCCAGACGAGCGGCGACGTGGTCGCGGAGATCCAGGACGTGATCGACCGGATCACGCGGTTCGTCACCGGGATCGCGGTGATCGCGCTCGTCGTCGGCGCCATCGGGATCGCCAACATCACGCTGGTGTCCGTGACGGAACGCACCAAGGAGATCGGGATCATGAAGGCCGTCGGCGCGACGAACCGCGACACGATGCAGTTGTTCCTCACGGAGGCGGTCCTGCTGGGCGCGCTCGGCGCGGTCGTCGGCGTCCCACTGGGGCTGGTCGTCGGGTTCGGTGCCGCCGAGTACGCCGACGTGGCGTTCACGCTCCCGTGGGACTGGATCGCGTTCTCCGTCCTGATGGGCGTCTCGACCGGCGTCGTCGCCGGGCTCTACCCCGCGTGGCGTGCCTCCCGTGTCGATCCGATCGAGGCGTTGCGGTACGAGTGA
- a CDS encoding ABC transporter ATP-binding protein, giving the protein MTDRRDTAETTGDGEPVVDLAGVTKTYELGGTVTALDDVSLSLAEGSYTAVMGPSGSGKSTLLNLIGGLDTPDAGTVAVGGRDLGAAGEDERAGVRGTEIGFVFQTFNLMPRLTAVENVALPLVFDDWDRDERLARAREVLDQVGLSDRYDHEPAQLSGGQRQRVAIARALAPDPSIVLADEPTGNVDTETGAEIMALLDDIVDRGNSILLVSHSRRIAAHAERIVHLRDGLVEDVEEVVEDPRSRTERDAEAAGGDH; this is encoded by the coding sequence GTGACAGACAGACGCGACACGGCCGAGACGACGGGGGACGGAGAGCCGGTCGTCGACCTCGCGGGCGTGACGAAGACGTACGAACTCGGCGGGACGGTGACGGCGCTGGACGACGTGTCCCTGTCGCTCGCCGAGGGGTCGTACACGGCCGTGATGGGCCCCAGCGGCTCGGGGAAGTCCACGCTGTTGAACCTGATCGGTGGCCTCGACACGCCGGACGCCGGGACGGTGGCGGTCGGGGGCCGCGACCTGGGCGCCGCCGGCGAGGACGAGCGTGCCGGCGTCCGCGGGACGGAGATCGGCTTCGTCTTCCAGACGTTCAACCTCATGCCGCGCCTGACCGCCGTCGAGAACGTCGCCTTACCGCTCGTGTTCGACGACTGGGACCGCGACGAGCGACTGGCGCGGGCTCGCGAGGTGCTCGACCAGGTGGGGCTCTCCGACCGGTACGACCACGAACCCGCCCAACTCAGCGGCGGGCAACGCCAGCGGGTCGCCATCGCGCGGGCGCTCGCCCCGGACCCCTCGATCGTCCTCGCGGACGAGCCCACCGGGAACGTCGACACGGAGACCGGCGCGGAGATCATGGCGCTGTTGGACGACATCGTCGACCGCGGCAACTCGATCCTGCTCGTGAGCCACTCTCGGCGGATCGCCGCCCACGCCGAGCGGATCGTCCACCTCCGCGACGGACTGGTGGAGGACGTGGAAGAGGTGGTCGAAGACCCCCGCTCGCGGACGGAGCGGGACGCCGAGGCCGCCGGAGGTGACCACTGA
- a CDS encoding UDP-N-acetyl glucosamine 2-epimerase has protein sequence MSDLTVYDDRLARQMEAGDFVLAVVTATKPDFYKQAPVVAAARDRGLPCFVLHTGQHYDDVLGHGLAEYGIEDRVAVDLGIRGGLSEKTAQVHRRIDALTDRLDEWPDTTVLPLVHGDTHAAGIVPQAWQFATNSGVAHNEAGLRGMSPDFTAHEDLAAFVEAQWEGDWEINRAEPFPEQYDTFVGSAASQYLFAPVALNREHLEREGYPREVGGSERIPVVGNSVVDAIEMKADADLAESVFDVYPVLEERDDWIRVDVHRRANLLPDRFRAIVEGVIGLVEDGYNVNFVELTATREALENYGLREKLTRLADERENFLFTGLWKKHAHVYEFLRSGQCLAEYTDSGSMQEELNYIDEAICLTARFNTDRPETVFDAQTNLLVPPVDGEYVTETVEHVLETDAVREEIQTGPTLYGSDVGAEIVDYLAERRDERPFDWAHERVGFDTDDSAFEYL, from the coding sequence ATGAGCGACCTCACCGTCTACGACGACCGGCTGGCTCGCCAGATGGAGGCCGGCGACTTCGTGTTGGCCGTCGTCACCGCGACGAAGCCGGACTTCTACAAACAGGCCCCCGTCGTCGCCGCGGCTCGCGACCGAGGACTTCCGTGTTTCGTCCTCCACACCGGTCAACACTACGACGACGTACTCGGCCACGGCCTCGCCGAGTACGGGATCGAGGACCGCGTCGCCGTCGACCTCGGGATCCGCGGTGGCCTCTCGGAGAAGACCGCACAGGTCCACCGCCGGATCGACGCGCTCACCGACCGGCTCGACGAGTGGCCCGACACGACCGTCCTCCCGCTGGTCCACGGCGACACCCACGCCGCCGGCATCGTCCCGCAGGCGTGGCAGTTCGCCACCAACAGCGGCGTCGCCCACAACGAGGCCGGACTGCGCGGGATGTCACCCGACTTCACGGCCCACGAGGACCTGGCCGCGTTCGTCGAGGCACAGTGGGAGGGTGACTGGGAGATCAATCGCGCGGAGCCGTTCCCCGAACAGTACGACACGTTCGTCGGGTCGGCGGCGAGTCAGTACCTGTTCGCACCGGTGGCGTTGAACCGCGAGCACCTCGAACGCGAGGGGTACCCACGAGAAGTCGGCGGGAGCGAGCGCATCCCGGTCGTCGGCAACTCCGTCGTCGACGCCATCGAGATGAAGGCCGACGCCGACTTGGCGGAGAGCGTATTCGACGTGTACCCCGTCTTGGAGGAGCGCGACGACTGGATACGTGTCGACGTCCACCGGCGCGCGAACCTCCTCCCAGACCGGTTCCGGGCGATCGTCGAGGGTGTGATCGGCCTCGTCGAGGACGGCTACAACGTCAACTTCGTCGAGTTGACGGCGACACGGGAGGCCCTGGAGAACTACGGCCTCAGGGAGAAGCTGACGCGGCTGGCCGACGAACGTGAGAACTTCCTGTTCACCGGACTCTGGAAGAAGCACGCCCACGTCTACGAGTTCCTCCGGTCCGGGCAGTGTCTCGCGGAGTACACCGACTCCGGGAGTATGCAAGAGGAGCTCAACTACATCGACGAGGCGATCTGTCTCACGGCGCGGTTCAACACGGACCGCCCGGAGACGGTGTTCGACGCACAGACGAACCTGCTGGTCCCGCCGGTCGACGGCGAGTACGTCACGGAGACGGTCGAACACGTGTTGGAGACGGACGCCGTCCGCGAGGAGATCCAGACCGGCCCGACCCTCTACGGGTCGGACGTCGGTGCGGAGATCGTCGACTACCTCGCCGAACGGCGCGACGAGCGCCCGTTCGACTGGGCTCACGAGCGCGTCGGCTTCGACACCGACGACTCCGCGTTCGAGTACCTCTGA
- the rocF gene encoding arginase: MEARIIGAPSDYGQDRRGVDMGPSAIRYAGLADELRAAGVDPVDTGDLTVPRAEERDPDYRTPSEGEAKFLRETEAVADELADRVAESIDEGATPLALGGDHSIAIGSLRGSARDADVGAVWFDAHGDFNTPSTSPSGNVHGMPLAAALGVGEFAGVEWANAPGLREENVVIVGLRAVDERERERIADSDVTVYTMSDIDEMGVRPVVESAIETASHGVDGVHASLDLDWLDPNEAPGVGTPVRGGVTYREAHLAMELLAEADVLRSMELVEVNPTLDEFNETAELATELAASAFGKRIL; the protein is encoded by the coding sequence ATGGAGGCACGGATCATCGGAGCGCCGAGTGACTACGGGCAGGACAGACGTGGCGTCGACATGGGGCCGTCGGCGATCAGGTACGCGGGGCTGGCAGACGAGTTGCGCGCCGCTGGCGTCGACCCCGTCGACACCGGCGACCTGACGGTGCCGCGCGCGGAGGAGCGCGACCCGGACTACCGGACGCCCAGCGAGGGGGAGGCGAAGTTCCTCCGCGAGACGGAGGCGGTTGCCGACGAGTTGGCCGACCGCGTCGCGGAGAGTATCGACGAGGGAGCGACGCCGCTGGCGCTCGGGGGTGACCACTCCATCGCCATCGGCTCGCTGCGCGGGAGCGCTCGCGACGCCGACGTCGGCGCGGTGTGGTTCGACGCACACGGCGACTTCAACACCCCCTCGACCTCCCCGTCGGGGAACGTCCACGGGATGCCCCTGGCGGCGGCGCTCGGCGTCGGCGAGTTCGCGGGTGTCGAGTGGGCGAACGCCCCCGGGCTCCGCGAGGAGAACGTCGTGATCGTCGGCCTCCGGGCCGTCGACGAGCGCGAACGCGAGCGGATCGCCGACAGCGACGTGACGGTGTACACGATGTCGGACATCGACGAGATGGGTGTCCGTCCGGTCGTCGAGTCGGCGATCGAGACCGCCTCGCACGGGGTCGACGGCGTCCACGCGAGTCTCGACCTCGACTGGCTCGACCCGAACGAGGCGCCCGGCGTCGGGACGCCGGTGCGCGGCGGTGTCACCTACCGCGAGGCACACCTCGCGATGGAACTGCTCGCCGAGGCGGACGTGCTCCGCTCGATGGAACTGGTCGAGGTGAACCCCACGCTCGACGAGTTCAACGAGACCGCCGAACTCGCGACGGAGTTGGCCGCGAGTGCGTTCGGGAAACGGATCCTCTGA
- a CDS encoding HAD family hydrolase produces the protein MYDALLLDNDGVIVGRTRYDVLREATWSAFESVSVDDPDPDDVEEIVVGVDPETLTRVADRYDVSPEDLWAARDLHAHQRQRREIEAGRKDVYPDVSVLREVDAPLGIVSSNQQQTVDYALDHFGLADLFETAYGRKPTPESLRKKKPAPHYLHRALADLDAETALFVGDNESDLEAADNAGIDSAFIRRPHRRDFDLSVTPTYDVSDLHDLVAICRG, from the coding sequence GTGTACGACGCGCTGCTCCTGGACAACGACGGCGTCATCGTCGGCCGGACCCGGTACGACGTGTTGCGCGAGGCGACCTGGTCCGCCTTCGAGTCGGTGTCCGTCGACGACCCCGACCCGGACGATGTCGAGGAGATCGTCGTCGGGGTCGACCCGGAGACACTGACGCGCGTCGCGGACCGCTACGACGTGTCCCCGGAGGACCTGTGGGCCGCCCGCGACCTCCACGCCCACCAGCGCCAACGCCGCGAGATCGAGGCCGGCCGGAAGGACGTCTACCCCGACGTGAGCGTCCTCCGAGAGGTGGACGCGCCGCTGGGGATCGTCTCCTCGAACCAACAGCAGACGGTCGACTACGCGCTGGACCACTTCGGCCTCGCGGACCTCTTCGAGACCGCCTACGGCCGGAAGCCGACCCCGGAGAGTCTCCGCAAGAAGAAACCCGCGCCCCACTACCTCCACCGCGCGCTGGCGGACTTGGACGCCGAGACCGCGCTGTTCGTCGGCGACAACGAGTCCGACCTGGAGGCCGCCGACAACGCCGGCATCGACTCGGCGTTCATCCGCCGCCCGCACCGCCGCGACTTCGACCTCTCCGTCACTCCGACCTACGACGTGTCCGACCTCCACGATCTGGTGGCGATCTGCCGTGGGTGA
- a CDS encoding beta-ribofuranosylaminobenzene 5'-phosphate synthase family protein, whose translation MDRDARAATHEAVEVTAGGRLHFGFGNLSLTHERLYGAAGVALAAPRLRLTVAPASEVLVEVASESSDESAAAPSVNDDATGATADESTVAEETRDTVAEYAERVCDLLDCPGARVTLHATLPRHVGLGSGTQTALAVAAGVARLHGIDPRVREWAPELGRGGRSGVGVAAFERGGFVLDGGHPTERFTADRPADGAWTVPPVTAHHSVPDDWRFLLVFPDAPPGRSGDGEDASMRAVVESADPAVADRIAGVVTRRLLPAVATGAVDRFGGAVRELGRLNGTWFADEQGGVYRPPVGAVVASLADAPAVSGVGQSSWGPAVYAVTDTERADAARAAGERALDAAGVDGDVAVVSASDGGATVRVVDDATEE comes from the coding sequence ATGGATCGAGACGCGCGGGCGGCGACACACGAGGCGGTCGAGGTGACCGCCGGGGGACGACTCCACTTCGGGTTCGGGAACCTGAGTCTGACCCACGAGCGGCTGTACGGCGCCGCCGGTGTCGCGCTCGCCGCTCCGCGGCTCCGGCTCACCGTCGCACCCGCGAGCGAGGTCCTGGTAGAGGTCGCCTCGGAGTCGTCCGACGAGTCTGCGGCGGCGCCGTCCGTGAACGACGACGCGACCGGTGCCACTGCGGACGAGTCGACGGTCGCAGAGGAGACTCGCGACACGGTCGCGGAGTACGCCGAGCGGGTCTGTGACCTCCTCGACTGTCCCGGTGCACGCGTCACCCTCCACGCGACCCTCCCGCGCCACGTCGGACTCGGGAGCGGGACACAGACCGCACTCGCCGTCGCGGCGGGGGTCGCTCGTCTCCACGGAATCGACCCGCGCGTCCGCGAGTGGGCACCGGAGTTGGGTCGGGGCGGTCGCTCGGGCGTCGGCGTGGCGGCGTTCGAGCGCGGCGGATTCGTGTTGGACGGCGGCCACCCGACGGAGCGGTTCACCGCCGACAGACCGGCCGACGGAGCGTGGACGGTGCCGCCGGTGACGGCGCACCACAGTGTCCCGGACGACTGGCGGTTCCTGCTCGTCTTCCCGGACGCGCCGCCCGGCCGGTCCGGCGACGGCGAGGACGCCTCGATGCGTGCAGTCGTCGAGTCGGCCGACCCGGCGGTCGCGGACCGCATCGCCGGTGTCGTGACGAGACGGCTCCTCCCCGCGGTCGCGACCGGGGCGGTCGACCGGTTCGGCGGGGCCGTCCGGGAACTGGGCCGCCTCAACGGGACGTGGTTCGCCGACGAACAAGGTGGCGTCTACCGGCCGCCGGTGGGTGCCGTCGTCGCCTCGCTCGCGGACGCGCCGGCGGTCTCTGGCGTCGGGCAGTCCTCGTGGGGACCGGCAGTGTACGCCGTCACGGACACGGAGCGCGCCGACGCCGCACGAGCCGCCGGCGAGCGCGCACTCGACGCAGCCGGCGTCGACGGCGACGTGGCAGTCGTGAGCGCGAGCGACGGCGGGGCGACCGTGCGAGTAGTGGACGACGCCACCGAGGAGTGA